A portion of the Sulfurospirillum diekertiae genome contains these proteins:
- the cbiB gene encoding adenosylcobinamide-phosphate synthase CbiB, translating into MNTALIAFFAYIVDKFVGEFTVITHPVIFIGRYISWFEKKFYKNTFQRGLVLAVSTLGLTYVAIWLLETLLSSLPHGISIFISIVIASMFLAHHMLYHSVLDVINSSVPKEKIKYLVSRDTEDMDDHEIYKACIETYTENINDGVIAPLFYLLLFGLKGLIIFKAISTLDSMVGYKNERYSHFGTAGARLDDIVGWIPARISALLIYLAAKGSYSFNTLKKYASGHESPNSGWPIAAAGLAFHLKLGGPTRYFGAIKNKPYLGDGSLPLTQQDVCNVLTLHSKIDYIVLGSMAAMITFLWLIQ; encoded by the coding sequence ATGAATACCGCATTAATAGCTTTTTTTGCGTATATCGTCGATAAATTTGTTGGTGAATTTACAGTTATAACGCATCCAGTCATTTTTATTGGGCGTTATATAAGTTGGTTTGAAAAAAAATTTTATAAAAATACTTTTCAACGAGGCTTAGTGCTTGCTGTGAGTACATTAGGACTTACATACGTAGCTATTTGGCTGTTAGAAACTCTTTTATCTTCTCTTCCACATGGTATTTCAATATTTATTTCAATCGTGATTGCTTCGATGTTTTTGGCGCATCATATGCTCTATCATTCTGTTTTGGACGTCATCAATTCTTCTGTTCCAAAAGAAAAAATAAAGTATTTAGTCAGTCGTGACACTGAAGATATGGATGACCACGAAATCTACAAGGCATGTATAGAAACGTATACTGAAAATATTAATGATGGGGTTATAGCACCTTTATTTTATCTTCTTCTTTTTGGACTAAAGGGGCTTATTATTTTTAAAGCGATTAGCACATTAGACTCCATGGTGGGTTATAAAAATGAACGTTACTCTCATTTTGGAACTGCAGGAGCAAGGTTGGATGATATTGTAGGATGGATTCCTGCTCGTATTAGTGCATTACTTATTTATTTAGCTGCTAAAGGATCGTACAGCTTTAATACGTTAAAAAAGTATGCTTCAGGGCATGAAAGTCCTAATTCAGGCTGGCCCATTGCAGCAGCTGGATTGGCATTTCATTTAAAACTTGGTGGTCCTACACGCTATTTTGGTGCAATCAAAAATAAGCCTTATCTTGGGGATGGTTCCCTTCCCTTAACACAGCAAGACGTATGTAATGTACTCACGCTGCATTCAAAGATTGACTATATTGTATTGGGAAGTATGGCAGCAATGATTACATTTCTATGGTTGATACAATGA
- a CDS encoding norcobamide biosynthesis serine-O-phosphate decarboxylase — protein sequence MVDTMNARNTQFTKAFHALKQNAGSHSPSMEDLKKMFPTLEIKIDACYLSNPYASELVLDYIDRELIQTNAYKKVLTHYPSQQRSLQKVMAESLHVKPENIFIGNGATEIIQMLLQQEEVQKVALMIPTFSSYYEFVGKGCEVVYFPLNERDDYSFDADKYCQFIENEQPDTVVLINPNNPNGAYLSLEKMHILLKRLAFVPRIIIDESFIHFAYEDEALTCLSSTVLFDMYPNVIIVKSLSKDFGIAGVRLGYALMDSRKIDALLEHGFLWNINGIGEYCLRLFVREDFLKRYEEARKQYIKEMCRFKEALLGIENVYVYPSMANFVMLKLPSRIKASFVISALLVEYGIYVRTMADKIGVEGECIRIAGRTREENNCIVMALKSILKDSK from the coding sequence ATGGTTGATACAATGAATGCACGTAACACTCAATTTACGAAAGCGTTTCATGCGTTAAAACAGAATGCGGGAAGTCATAGTCCAAGTATGGAAGACTTGAAAAAAATGTTCCCAACATTGGAAATCAAGATCGATGCATGCTATTTGTCAAATCCTTATGCTTCTGAGCTAGTACTTGATTATATTGACCGTGAATTAATTCAAACCAATGCCTATAAAAAGGTACTGACACACTACCCATCACAGCAACGTTCTTTGCAAAAAGTTATGGCGGAGTCTTTACATGTAAAGCCTGAAAATATATTTATCGGGAATGGTGCCACTGAAATTATTCAGATGCTTCTACAACAAGAAGAGGTTCAAAAAGTTGCCTTAATGATTCCTACTTTTTCATCGTATTATGAGTTTGTGGGCAAAGGGTGTGAAGTTGTTTATTTTCCATTGAATGAACGTGATGATTATAGCTTTGATGCGGATAAATACTGCCAATTTATTGAAAATGAACAACCCGATACCGTTGTGTTGATTAATCCAAATAATCCAAATGGTGCCTATCTTTCTTTAGAAAAGATGCACATTTTATTGAAACGCTTAGCCTTTGTGCCGCGCATTATTATTGATGAAAGTTTTATTCATTTTGCCTATGAAGACGAGGCATTGACATGTCTTAGCTCAACTGTTTTATTTGATATGTATCCTAATGTCATCATTGTTAAAAGTCTCTCTAAAGATTTTGGCATAGCAGGGGTTCGCCTTGGGTATGCCTTGATGGATTCACGTAAGATTGATGCACTTTTAGAGCATGGATTTTTATGGAATATCAATGGTATTGGTGAGTATTGTCTTCGACTTTTTGTAAGGGAAGATTTTTTAAAGCGCTATGAAGAAGCTAGAAAGCAGTATATCAAAGAGATGTGCAGATTTAAAGAAGCGCTTTTAGGGATAGAAAATGTGTATGTCTATCCTTCGATGGCTAACTTTGTGATGCTCAAACTTCCGTCTAGAATAAAAGCAAGTTTTGTGATTAGTGCACTCCTTGTTGAGTATGGAATTTATGTTCGCACCATGGCAGATAAAATTGGTGTTGAGGGCGAATGTATTCGTATTGCAGGAAGAACGCGTGAAGAGAATAACTGCATCGTTATGGCGCTCAAAAGCATACTAAAGGATAGTAAGTGA